TAGTAGTGTTTTATAAAAGCAACAGGCACCCGAAGGTGCCTGTGAAAAGCGCGATGCGATGCAAGACTATTGCGCTGAATCGATCTCGTCGAGCGAGTCTTCAATCGCTGCCGCATTTGGATTCTTCTGCGGGGTTATTTGCCCATCGCTGGCGAGGAAATCATGCCGTTGGAAGTAAGCCTCACGCATCATCAAATAAGGATCGGAAGAGTTGCGCAGCAAACCGTCGGAATCCAACAGTTGCGCACGCGTTTCGATCCCTTCGATAGCCCATTTGCCCGCAGACATCCAGAGCGTCAGATAGCTCAGCATCGGATACAGCGTATCCACTACGCCACCGCCGTCTTCACGGGGCGTCGCGCTACCGTAGCCGGGCACCACGACATAAGGCCCGTAACCCACGCCATAGTTACCCAATGTGCTACCAAAGCGGCGAGATTCTTCTTTCGCCAGTTTCGGATTCGCCATTGACGCGACGTCAATCAGACCGCCCATCCCGAGTAGGGTATTCAGGAAGAAACGGTTAAAGTGAATCATCGCTTTATACGGTTTGCCTTCAACGAAGTAGTTCACCATCG
The genomic region above belongs to Pectobacterium colocasium and contains:
- the mlaA gene encoding phospholipid-binding lipoprotein MlaA encodes the protein MNYRLSGVVFASVLLIGCASSGDRDQEGRSDPLEGFNRTMFSFNYDVLDPYLVRPAAVAWRDYVPKPARNGLGNFFSNLEEPATMVNYFVEGKPYKAMIHFNRFFLNTLLGMGGLIDVASMANPKLAKEESRRFGSTLGNYGVGYGPYVVVPGYGSATPREDGGGVVDTLYPMLSYLTLWMSAGKWAIEGIETRAQLLDSDGLLRNSSDPYLMMREAYFQRHDFLASDGQITPQKNPNAAAIEDSLDEIDSAQ